One genomic window of Mustela lutreola isolate mMusLut2 chromosome 14, mMusLut2.pri, whole genome shotgun sequence includes the following:
- the HCN3 gene encoding potassium/sodium hyperpolarization-activated cyclic nucleotide-gated channel 3: MEAEQRPRTGADELATPELETAPSAAPAPAAAASGPLPGPASGPEPKRRRLGTLLQPTVNKFSLRVFGSHKAVEIEQERVKSAGAWIIHPYSDFRFYWDLTMLLLMVGNLIVLPVGITFFKEENSPPWIVFNVLSDTFFLLDLVLNFRTGIVVEEGAEILLAPQAIRSRYLRTWFLVDLISSIPVDYIFLVVELEPRLDAEVYKTARALRIVRFTKILSLLRLLRLSRLIRYIHQWEEIFHMTYDLASAVVRIGNLIGMMLLLCHWDGCLQFLVPMLQDFPPDCWVAINHMVNHSWGRQYSHALFKAMSHMLCIGYGQQAPVGAPDVWLTMLSMTVGATCYAMFIGHATALIQSLDSSRRQYQEKYKQVEQYMSFHKLPADTRQRIHDYYEHRYQGKMFDEESILGELSEPLREEIINFTCRGLVAHMPLFAHADPSFVTAVLTKLRFEVFQPGDLVVREGSVGRKMYFIQHGLLSVLARGARDTRLTDGSYFGEICLLTRGRRTASVRADTYCRLYSLSVDHFNAVLEEFPMMRRAFETVAVDRLRRIGKKNSVLQRKRSEPSPGSSGGTMEQHLVQHDRDMARGVRGLAPGTGARLSGKPVLWEPLVHAPLQAAAVTSSVAIALTHQRGPLPLSPDSPAALLARSRRSAGSPASPLVPVRAGPLLARGPWASTSRLPVPPARTLHASLSRAGRSQVSLLGPPPGGGGRRLGLRGRPLSASQPSLPQRAAGDGSPGRKGSGSERLSSSGLLAKLPGTAQPPRPSVPEPAAPRGPQLSANM; encoded by the exons ATGGAGGCAGAGCAGCGGCCGAGGACGGGGGCCGACGAACTGGCGACCCCTGAGCTGGAGACGGCGCCTTCTGCTGCCCCCGCGCCGGCGGCCGCGGCCTCGGGACCGCTCCCCGGGCCCGCCTCGGGGCCCGAGCCCAAGAGGAGGCGGCTCGGGACGCTGCTCCAGCCCACGGTCAACAAGTTCTCCCTTCGCGTGTTTGGCAGCCACAAAGCAGTGGAAATCGAGCAGGAGAGGGTCAAGTCAGCGGGGGCTTGGATCATCCACCCCTACAGCGACTTCCG GTTTTACTGGGACCTGACCATGCTCCTGCTGATGGTGGGGAACCTCATTGTGCTGCCTGTGGGCATCACCTTCTTCAAGGAGGAGAACTCCCCGCCTTGGATCGTCTTCAACGTCCTCTCCGACACCTTCTTCCTGCTCGACCTGGTGCTCAACTTCCGCACGGGCATCGTGGTTGAGGAGGGCGCTGAAATCCTGCTGGCCCCACAGGCCATCCGGTCGCGCTACCTGCGCACCTGGTTCCTGGTCGACCTCATCTCGTCCATCCCGGTGGACTACATCTTCCTGGTGGTGGAGCTGGAGCCCCGACTGGACGCCGAGGTTTACAAGACGGCGCGCGCCCTGCGCATCGTACGCTTCACCAAGATCCTCAGCCTGCTGCGGCTGCTCCGCCTCTCCCGACTCATCCGCTACATCCAccagtgggaggag ATCTTTCACATGACCTATGACCTGGCCAGTGCCGTGGTGCGAATCGGCAACCTCATTGGAATGATGCTGCTGCTGTGCCACTGGGACGGCTGTCTGCAGTTCCTGGTCCCCATGCTGCAGGACTTCCCTCCCGACTGCTGGGTCGCCATCAACCACATGGTG AACCACTCGTGGGGGCGTCAGTATTCCCACGCCCTGTTCAAAGCCATGAGCCACATGCTGTGCATCGGGTACGGGCAGCAGGCACCTGTGGGCGCGCCCGATGTCTGGCTGACCATGCTCAGCATGACCGTGGGCGCCACCTGTTACGCCATGTTCATCGGCCACGCCACGGCGCTCATCCAGTCCCTGGACTCTTCCCGGCGTCAGTACCAGGAGAAG tacaagcaggtggagcagtaCATGTCCTTCCACAAGCTGCCGGCCGACACCCGGCAGCGCATCCATGACTACTACGAGCACCGCTACCAGGGAAAGATGTTTGATGAGGAGAGCATCCTGGGGGAGCTGAGCGAGCCGCTGCGGGAG GAGATTATCAACTTCACGTGCCGGGGCCTGGTGGCCCACATGCCGCTGTTCGCTCACGCTGACCCCAGCTTCGTCACGGCCGTGCTCACCAAGCTGCGCTTTGAGGTCTTCCAGCCGGGGGACCTCGTGGTGCGTGAGGGCTCCGTGGGCAGGAAGATGTACTTCATCCAGCATGGGCTGCTCAGTGTGCTGGCGCGCGGCGCTCGGGACACCCGCCTCACTGACGGATCCTACTTTGGGG AGATCTGTCTGCTGACGCGGGGCCGACGCACAGCCAGTGTCCGGGCGGACACCTACTGCCGCCTCTACTCGCTCAGCGTGGACCATTTCAACGCGGTGCTGGAGGAGTTCCCCATGATGCGGCGGGCCTTCGAGACCGTGGCCGTGGATCGGCTGCGCCGTATCG GCAAGAAGAACTCCGTGCTGCAGCGGAAGCGTTCTGAGCCCAGTCCAGGGAGCAGCGGGGGTACCATGGAGCAGCACTTGGTGCAACACGACAGGGACATGGCCCGGGGCGTTCGGGGCCTAGCCCCGGGCACAGGAGcccggctcagcgggaagccggtGCTGTGGGAGCCACTGGTGCACGCACCCCTGCAGGCAGCCGCAGTGACCTCCAGTGTGGCCATCGCCCTAACCCACCAGCGgggccctctgcccctctcccctgactCTCCGGCCGCCCTCCTTGCTCGCTCTCGACGCTCTGcaggctccccagcctccccactaGTGCCTGTCCGAGCTGGCCCTCTGCTGGCCCGGGGTCCGTGGGCCTCTACCTCCCGCCTGCCCGTCCCACCTGCCCGAACCCTCCATGCCAGCCTGTCCCGGGCCGGACGCTCCCAGGTGTCCTTGCTGGGTCCCCCCCCAGGGGGAGGTGGACGGCGACTAGGACTTCGGGGCCGCCCACTCTCAGCCTCCCAACCCTCTCTGCCTCAACGGGCAGCCGGGGACGGCTCTCCTGGGCGCAAAGGCTCAGGAAGTGAACGCCTGTCCTCCTCAGGGCTCCTGGCCAAGCTTCCAGGGACAGCCCAGCCCCCCAGGCCATCAGTGCCTGAGCCAGCTGCCCCTCGGGGCCCCCAGCTCTCTGCCAACATGTGA
- the CLK2 gene encoding dual specificity protein kinase CLK2 isoform X2 translates to MPHPRRYHSSERGSRGSYHEHYRSRKHKRRRSRSWSSSSDRTRRRRREDSYHVRSRSSYDDRSSDRRLYDRRYYGSYRRNGCSRDRGEAYCEPDYRHSYEYHREDSSYRSQRSSRRKHRRRRRRSRTFSRSSSHSSRRAKSVEDDAEGHLIYHVGDWLQERYEIVSTLGEGTFGRVVQCVDHRRGGARVALKIIKNVEKYKEAARLEINVLEKINEKDPDNKNLCVQMFDWFDYHGHMCISFELLGLSTFDFLKDNNYLPYPIHQVRHMAFQLCQAVQFLHDNKLTHTDLKPENILFVNSDYELTYNLEKKRDERSVKSTAVRVVDFGSATFDHEHHSTIVSTRHYRAPEVILELGWSQPCDVWSIGCIIFEYYVGFTLFQTHDNREHLAMMERILGPIPSRMIRKTRKQKYFYRGRLDWDENTSAGRYVRENCKPLRRYLTSEAEEHHQLFDLIESMLEYEPAKRLTLGEALQHPFFTRLRAEPPNTKLWDSSRDISR, encoded by the exons atGCCTCATCCCCGAAGGTACCATTCCTCAGAGCGAGGCAGCCGGGGCAGTTACCATGAGCACTATCGGAGCCGAAAACATAAGAGACGAAGAAGCCGCTCCTGGTCCAGTAGCAGTGACCGGACACGGCGGCGCCGGCGGGAAGACAGCTACCATGTCCGTTCCCGGAG CAGTTACGACGATCGCTCCTCGGACCGGAGGCTCTACGACCGGCGCTACTACGGCAGCTATCGGCGCAACGGTTGCAGCCGGGACCGGGGAGAGGCCTACTGTGAGCCCGACTACCGGCATTCGTACGAGTACCACCGAGAGGACAGCAGCTACCGCAGCCAGCGCAGCAGCCGCAGGAAACACCGGCGGCGGAGGCGGCGCAGCCGGACTTTCAGCCGCTCGTCTTCG CACAGCAGCCGGAGAGCCAAGAGTGTAGAGGACGACGCTGAGGGCCACCTCATCTACCACGTCGGGGACTGGCTACAAGAGCGAT ATGAAATTGTAAGCACTTTGGGAGAAGGGACCTTTGGCCGAGTTGTGCAGTGTGTCGACCATCGCAG GGGTGGGGCTCGAGTTGCCCTGAAGATCATTAAGAATGTGGAAAAGTACAAGGAAGCAGCGCGACTTGAAATCAACGTCCTGGAGAAAATCAACGAGAAGGACCCTGACAACAAGAA CCTCTGTGTGCAGATGTTCGACTGGTTTGACTACCATGGCCACATGTGCATCTCTTTCGAGCTTCTGGGCCTTAGCACCTTCGATTTCCTCAAAGACAACAACTACCTGCCCTACCCCATCCACCAAGTGCGCCACATGGCCTTCCAGCTGTGCCAGGCTGTCCAGT TCCTCCATGACAACAAGCTGACCCATACGGACCTCAAGCCTGAAAATATTCTGTTTGTGAATTCAGACTATGAGCTCACCTACAATCTAGAGAAG AAGCGAGATGAGCGCAGCGTGAAGAGCACAGCGGTGCGGGTGGTGGACTTCGGCAGCGCCACCTTTGACCACGAGCATCACAGCACCATCGTCTCCACTCGCCATTACCGGGCACCGGAGGTCATCCTCG AGCTGGGCTGGTCGCAGCCTTGTGACGTGTGGAGCATAGGCTGCATCATCTTCGAGTACTACGTTGGCTTCACACTGTTCCAG ACCCATGACAACAGAGAGCATCTAGCCATGATGGAAAGGATCTTGGGGCCCATCCCTTCCCGGATGATCCGAAAGACAAG GAAGCAGAAGTATTTCTACCGGGGTCGCCTGGACTGGGATGAGAACACGTCAGCTGGGCGCTATGTTCGAGAAAACTGCAAACCGTTGCGG CGGTATCTGACCTCAGAGGCAGAGGAACACCACCAGCTCTTCGATCTGATTGAAAGCATGCTAGAGTATGAACCTGCCAAGCGGTTGACCTTGGGTGAAGCTCTTCAGCATCCTTTCTTCACCCGCCTTcgggctgagccacccaacacCAAGTTGTGGGACTCCAGTCGGGATATCAGTCGGTGA
- the CLK2 gene encoding dual specificity protein kinase CLK2 isoform X1, which produces MPHPRRYHSSERGSRGSYHEHYRSRKHKRRRSRSWSSSSDRTRRRRREDSYHVRSRSSYDDRSSDRRLYDRRYYGSYRRNGCSRDRGEAYCEPDYRHSYEYHREDSSYRSQRSSRRKHRRRRRRSRTFSRSSSQHSSRRAKSVEDDAEGHLIYHVGDWLQERYEIVSTLGEGTFGRVVQCVDHRRGGARVALKIIKNVEKYKEAARLEINVLEKINEKDPDNKNLCVQMFDWFDYHGHMCISFELLGLSTFDFLKDNNYLPYPIHQVRHMAFQLCQAVQFLHDNKLTHTDLKPENILFVNSDYELTYNLEKKRDERSVKSTAVRVVDFGSATFDHEHHSTIVSTRHYRAPEVILELGWSQPCDVWSIGCIIFEYYVGFTLFQTHDNREHLAMMERILGPIPSRMIRKTRKQKYFYRGRLDWDENTSAGRYVRENCKPLRRYLTSEAEEHHQLFDLIESMLEYEPAKRLTLGEALQHPFFTRLRAEPPNTKLWDSSRDISR; this is translated from the exons atGCCTCATCCCCGAAGGTACCATTCCTCAGAGCGAGGCAGCCGGGGCAGTTACCATGAGCACTATCGGAGCCGAAAACATAAGAGACGAAGAAGCCGCTCCTGGTCCAGTAGCAGTGACCGGACACGGCGGCGCCGGCGGGAAGACAGCTACCATGTCCGTTCCCGGAG CAGTTACGACGATCGCTCCTCGGACCGGAGGCTCTACGACCGGCGCTACTACGGCAGCTATCGGCGCAACGGTTGCAGCCGGGACCGGGGAGAGGCCTACTGTGAGCCCGACTACCGGCATTCGTACGAGTACCACCGAGAGGACAGCAGCTACCGCAGCCAGCGCAGCAGCCGCAGGAAACACCGGCGGCGGAGGCGGCGCAGCCGGACTTTCAGCCGCTCGTCTTCG CAGCACAGCAGCCGGAGAGCCAAGAGTGTAGAGGACGACGCTGAGGGCCACCTCATCTACCACGTCGGGGACTGGCTACAAGAGCGAT ATGAAATTGTAAGCACTTTGGGAGAAGGGACCTTTGGCCGAGTTGTGCAGTGTGTCGACCATCGCAG GGGTGGGGCTCGAGTTGCCCTGAAGATCATTAAGAATGTGGAAAAGTACAAGGAAGCAGCGCGACTTGAAATCAACGTCCTGGAGAAAATCAACGAGAAGGACCCTGACAACAAGAA CCTCTGTGTGCAGATGTTCGACTGGTTTGACTACCATGGCCACATGTGCATCTCTTTCGAGCTTCTGGGCCTTAGCACCTTCGATTTCCTCAAAGACAACAACTACCTGCCCTACCCCATCCACCAAGTGCGCCACATGGCCTTCCAGCTGTGCCAGGCTGTCCAGT TCCTCCATGACAACAAGCTGACCCATACGGACCTCAAGCCTGAAAATATTCTGTTTGTGAATTCAGACTATGAGCTCACCTACAATCTAGAGAAG AAGCGAGATGAGCGCAGCGTGAAGAGCACAGCGGTGCGGGTGGTGGACTTCGGCAGCGCCACCTTTGACCACGAGCATCACAGCACCATCGTCTCCACTCGCCATTACCGGGCACCGGAGGTCATCCTCG AGCTGGGCTGGTCGCAGCCTTGTGACGTGTGGAGCATAGGCTGCATCATCTTCGAGTACTACGTTGGCTTCACACTGTTCCAG ACCCATGACAACAGAGAGCATCTAGCCATGATGGAAAGGATCTTGGGGCCCATCCCTTCCCGGATGATCCGAAAGACAAG GAAGCAGAAGTATTTCTACCGGGGTCGCCTGGACTGGGATGAGAACACGTCAGCTGGGCGCTATGTTCGAGAAAACTGCAAACCGTTGCGG CGGTATCTGACCTCAGAGGCAGAGGAACACCACCAGCTCTTCGATCTGATTGAAAGCATGCTAGAGTATGAACCTGCCAAGCGGTTGACCTTGGGTGAAGCTCTTCAGCATCCTTTCTTCACCCGCCTTcgggctgagccacccaacacCAAGTTGTGGGACTCCAGTCGGGATATCAGTCGGTGA
- the CLK2 gene encoding dual specificity protein kinase CLK2 isoform X3: protein MPHPRRYHSSERGSRGSYHEHYRSRKHKRRRSRSWSSSSDRTRRRRREDSYHVRSRSYDDRSSDRRLYDRRYYGSYRRNGCSRDRGEAYCEPDYRHSYEYHREDSSYRSQRSSRRKHRRRRRRSRTFSRSSSQHSSRRAKSVEDDAEGHLIYHVGDWLQERYEIVSTLGEGTFGRVVQCVDHRRGGARVALKIIKNVEKYKEAARLEINVLEKINEKDPDNKNLCVQMFDWFDYHGHMCISFELLGLSTFDFLKDNNYLPYPIHQVRHMAFQLCQAVQFLHDNKLTHTDLKPENILFVNSDYELTYNLEKKRDERSVKSTAVRVVDFGSATFDHEHHSTIVSTRHYRAPEVILELGWSQPCDVWSIGCIIFEYYVGFTLFQTHDNREHLAMMERILGPIPSRMIRKTRKQKYFYRGRLDWDENTSAGRYVRENCKPLRRYLTSEAEEHHQLFDLIESMLEYEPAKRLTLGEALQHPFFTRLRAEPPNTKLWDSSRDISR, encoded by the exons atGCCTCATCCCCGAAGGTACCATTCCTCAGAGCGAGGCAGCCGGGGCAGTTACCATGAGCACTATCGGAGCCGAAAACATAAGAGACGAAGAAGCCGCTCCTGGTCCAGTAGCAGTGACCGGACACGGCGGCGCCGGCGGGAAGACAGCTACCATGTCCGTTCCCGGAG TTACGACGATCGCTCCTCGGACCGGAGGCTCTACGACCGGCGCTACTACGGCAGCTATCGGCGCAACGGTTGCAGCCGGGACCGGGGAGAGGCCTACTGTGAGCCCGACTACCGGCATTCGTACGAGTACCACCGAGAGGACAGCAGCTACCGCAGCCAGCGCAGCAGCCGCAGGAAACACCGGCGGCGGAGGCGGCGCAGCCGGACTTTCAGCCGCTCGTCTTCG CAGCACAGCAGCCGGAGAGCCAAGAGTGTAGAGGACGACGCTGAGGGCCACCTCATCTACCACGTCGGGGACTGGCTACAAGAGCGAT ATGAAATTGTAAGCACTTTGGGAGAAGGGACCTTTGGCCGAGTTGTGCAGTGTGTCGACCATCGCAG GGGTGGGGCTCGAGTTGCCCTGAAGATCATTAAGAATGTGGAAAAGTACAAGGAAGCAGCGCGACTTGAAATCAACGTCCTGGAGAAAATCAACGAGAAGGACCCTGACAACAAGAA CCTCTGTGTGCAGATGTTCGACTGGTTTGACTACCATGGCCACATGTGCATCTCTTTCGAGCTTCTGGGCCTTAGCACCTTCGATTTCCTCAAAGACAACAACTACCTGCCCTACCCCATCCACCAAGTGCGCCACATGGCCTTCCAGCTGTGCCAGGCTGTCCAGT TCCTCCATGACAACAAGCTGACCCATACGGACCTCAAGCCTGAAAATATTCTGTTTGTGAATTCAGACTATGAGCTCACCTACAATCTAGAGAAG AAGCGAGATGAGCGCAGCGTGAAGAGCACAGCGGTGCGGGTGGTGGACTTCGGCAGCGCCACCTTTGACCACGAGCATCACAGCACCATCGTCTCCACTCGCCATTACCGGGCACCGGAGGTCATCCTCG AGCTGGGCTGGTCGCAGCCTTGTGACGTGTGGAGCATAGGCTGCATCATCTTCGAGTACTACGTTGGCTTCACACTGTTCCAG ACCCATGACAACAGAGAGCATCTAGCCATGATGGAAAGGATCTTGGGGCCCATCCCTTCCCGGATGATCCGAAAGACAAG GAAGCAGAAGTATTTCTACCGGGGTCGCCTGGACTGGGATGAGAACACGTCAGCTGGGCGCTATGTTCGAGAAAACTGCAAACCGTTGCGG CGGTATCTGACCTCAGAGGCAGAGGAACACCACCAGCTCTTCGATCTGATTGAAAGCATGCTAGAGTATGAACCTGCCAAGCGGTTGACCTTGGGTGAAGCTCTTCAGCATCCTTTCTTCACCCGCCTTcgggctgagccacccaacacCAAGTTGTGGGACTCCAGTCGGGATATCAGTCGGTGA
- the CLK2 gene encoding dual specificity protein kinase CLK2 isoform X4, giving the protein MPHPRRYHSSERGSRGSYHEHYRSRKHKRRRSRSWSSSSDRTRRRRREDSYHVRSRSYDDRSSDRRLYDRRYYGSYRRNGCSRDRGEAYCEPDYRHSYEYHREDSSYRSQRSSRRKHRRRRRRSRTFSRSSSHSSRRAKSVEDDAEGHLIYHVGDWLQERYEIVSTLGEGTFGRVVQCVDHRRGGARVALKIIKNVEKYKEAARLEINVLEKINEKDPDNKNLCVQMFDWFDYHGHMCISFELLGLSTFDFLKDNNYLPYPIHQVRHMAFQLCQAVQFLHDNKLTHTDLKPENILFVNSDYELTYNLEKKRDERSVKSTAVRVVDFGSATFDHEHHSTIVSTRHYRAPEVILELGWSQPCDVWSIGCIIFEYYVGFTLFQTHDNREHLAMMERILGPIPSRMIRKTRKQKYFYRGRLDWDENTSAGRYVRENCKPLRRYLTSEAEEHHQLFDLIESMLEYEPAKRLTLGEALQHPFFTRLRAEPPNTKLWDSSRDISR; this is encoded by the exons atGCCTCATCCCCGAAGGTACCATTCCTCAGAGCGAGGCAGCCGGGGCAGTTACCATGAGCACTATCGGAGCCGAAAACATAAGAGACGAAGAAGCCGCTCCTGGTCCAGTAGCAGTGACCGGACACGGCGGCGCCGGCGGGAAGACAGCTACCATGTCCGTTCCCGGAG TTACGACGATCGCTCCTCGGACCGGAGGCTCTACGACCGGCGCTACTACGGCAGCTATCGGCGCAACGGTTGCAGCCGGGACCGGGGAGAGGCCTACTGTGAGCCCGACTACCGGCATTCGTACGAGTACCACCGAGAGGACAGCAGCTACCGCAGCCAGCGCAGCAGCCGCAGGAAACACCGGCGGCGGAGGCGGCGCAGCCGGACTTTCAGCCGCTCGTCTTCG CACAGCAGCCGGAGAGCCAAGAGTGTAGAGGACGACGCTGAGGGCCACCTCATCTACCACGTCGGGGACTGGCTACAAGAGCGAT ATGAAATTGTAAGCACTTTGGGAGAAGGGACCTTTGGCCGAGTTGTGCAGTGTGTCGACCATCGCAG GGGTGGGGCTCGAGTTGCCCTGAAGATCATTAAGAATGTGGAAAAGTACAAGGAAGCAGCGCGACTTGAAATCAACGTCCTGGAGAAAATCAACGAGAAGGACCCTGACAACAAGAA CCTCTGTGTGCAGATGTTCGACTGGTTTGACTACCATGGCCACATGTGCATCTCTTTCGAGCTTCTGGGCCTTAGCACCTTCGATTTCCTCAAAGACAACAACTACCTGCCCTACCCCATCCACCAAGTGCGCCACATGGCCTTCCAGCTGTGCCAGGCTGTCCAGT TCCTCCATGACAACAAGCTGACCCATACGGACCTCAAGCCTGAAAATATTCTGTTTGTGAATTCAGACTATGAGCTCACCTACAATCTAGAGAAG AAGCGAGATGAGCGCAGCGTGAAGAGCACAGCGGTGCGGGTGGTGGACTTCGGCAGCGCCACCTTTGACCACGAGCATCACAGCACCATCGTCTCCACTCGCCATTACCGGGCACCGGAGGTCATCCTCG AGCTGGGCTGGTCGCAGCCTTGTGACGTGTGGAGCATAGGCTGCATCATCTTCGAGTACTACGTTGGCTTCACACTGTTCCAG ACCCATGACAACAGAGAGCATCTAGCCATGATGGAAAGGATCTTGGGGCCCATCCCTTCCCGGATGATCCGAAAGACAAG GAAGCAGAAGTATTTCTACCGGGGTCGCCTGGACTGGGATGAGAACACGTCAGCTGGGCGCTATGTTCGAGAAAACTGCAAACCGTTGCGG CGGTATCTGACCTCAGAGGCAGAGGAACACCACCAGCTCTTCGATCTGATTGAAAGCATGCTAGAGTATGAACCTGCCAAGCGGTTGACCTTGGGTGAAGCTCTTCAGCATCCTTTCTTCACCCGCCTTcgggctgagccacccaacacCAAGTTGTGGGACTCCAGTCGGGATATCAGTCGGTGA
- the CLK2 gene encoding dual specificity protein kinase CLK2 isoform X5 codes for MLLYPCFFLLSSFPTFSPSLSPTLLFFISDEIVSTLGEGTFGRVVQCVDHRRGGARVALKIIKNVEKYKEAARLEINVLEKINEKDPDNKNLCVQMFDWFDYHGHMCISFELLGLSTFDFLKDNNYLPYPIHQVRHMAFQLCQAVQFLHDNKLTHTDLKPENILFVNSDYELTYNLEKKRDERSVKSTAVRVVDFGSATFDHEHHSTIVSTRHYRAPEVILELGWSQPCDVWSIGCIIFEYYVGFTLFQTHDNREHLAMMERILGPIPSRMIRKTRKQKYFYRGRLDWDENTSAGRYVRENCKPLRRYLTSEAEEHHQLFDLIESMLEYEPAKRLTLGEALQHPFFTRLRAEPPNTKLWDSSRDISR; via the exons AT GTTGCTGTATCCCTGCTTCTTCCTACTCAGCTCATTCcccaccttctctccctccctctccccgaccCTGCTCTTTTTCATTTCAGATGAAATTGTAAGCACTTTGGGAGAAGGGACCTTTGGCCGAGTTGTGCAGTGTGTCGACCATCGCAG GGGTGGGGCTCGAGTTGCCCTGAAGATCATTAAGAATGTGGAAAAGTACAAGGAAGCAGCGCGACTTGAAATCAACGTCCTGGAGAAAATCAACGAGAAGGACCCTGACAACAAGAA CCTCTGTGTGCAGATGTTCGACTGGTTTGACTACCATGGCCACATGTGCATCTCTTTCGAGCTTCTGGGCCTTAGCACCTTCGATTTCCTCAAAGACAACAACTACCTGCCCTACCCCATCCACCAAGTGCGCCACATGGCCTTCCAGCTGTGCCAGGCTGTCCAGT TCCTCCATGACAACAAGCTGACCCATACGGACCTCAAGCCTGAAAATATTCTGTTTGTGAATTCAGACTATGAGCTCACCTACAATCTAGAGAAG AAGCGAGATGAGCGCAGCGTGAAGAGCACAGCGGTGCGGGTGGTGGACTTCGGCAGCGCCACCTTTGACCACGAGCATCACAGCACCATCGTCTCCACTCGCCATTACCGGGCACCGGAGGTCATCCTCG AGCTGGGCTGGTCGCAGCCTTGTGACGTGTGGAGCATAGGCTGCATCATCTTCGAGTACTACGTTGGCTTCACACTGTTCCAG ACCCATGACAACAGAGAGCATCTAGCCATGATGGAAAGGATCTTGGGGCCCATCCCTTCCCGGATGATCCGAAAGACAAG GAAGCAGAAGTATTTCTACCGGGGTCGCCTGGACTGGGATGAGAACACGTCAGCTGGGCGCTATGTTCGAGAAAACTGCAAACCGTTGCGG CGGTATCTGACCTCAGAGGCAGAGGAACACCACCAGCTCTTCGATCTGATTGAAAGCATGCTAGAGTATGAACCTGCCAAGCGGTTGACCTTGGGTGAAGCTCTTCAGCATCCTTTCTTCACCCGCCTTcgggctgagccacccaacacCAAGTTGTGGGACTCCAGTCGGGATATCAGTCGGTGA
- the CLK2 gene encoding dual specificity protein kinase CLK2 isoform X6 yields the protein MFDWFDYHGHMCISFELLGLSTFDFLKDNNYLPYPIHQVRHMAFQLCQAVQFLHDNKLTHTDLKPENILFVNSDYELTYNLEKKRDERSVKSTAVRVVDFGSATFDHEHHSTIVSTRHYRAPEVILELGWSQPCDVWSIGCIIFEYYVGFTLFQTHDNREHLAMMERILGPIPSRMIRKTRKQKYFYRGRLDWDENTSAGRYVRENCKPLRRYLTSEAEEHHQLFDLIESMLEYEPAKRLTLGEALQHPFFTRLRAEPPNTKLWDSSRDISR from the exons ATGTTCGACTGGTTTGACTACCATGGCCACATGTGCATCTCTTTCGAGCTTCTGGGCCTTAGCACCTTCGATTTCCTCAAAGACAACAACTACCTGCCCTACCCCATCCACCAAGTGCGCCACATGGCCTTCCAGCTGTGCCAGGCTGTCCAGT TCCTCCATGACAACAAGCTGACCCATACGGACCTCAAGCCTGAAAATATTCTGTTTGTGAATTCAGACTATGAGCTCACCTACAATCTAGAGAAG AAGCGAGATGAGCGCAGCGTGAAGAGCACAGCGGTGCGGGTGGTGGACTTCGGCAGCGCCACCTTTGACCACGAGCATCACAGCACCATCGTCTCCACTCGCCATTACCGGGCACCGGAGGTCATCCTCG AGCTGGGCTGGTCGCAGCCTTGTGACGTGTGGAGCATAGGCTGCATCATCTTCGAGTACTACGTTGGCTTCACACTGTTCCAG ACCCATGACAACAGAGAGCATCTAGCCATGATGGAAAGGATCTTGGGGCCCATCCCTTCCCGGATGATCCGAAAGACAAG GAAGCAGAAGTATTTCTACCGGGGTCGCCTGGACTGGGATGAGAACACGTCAGCTGGGCGCTATGTTCGAGAAAACTGCAAACCGTTGCGG CGGTATCTGACCTCAGAGGCAGAGGAACACCACCAGCTCTTCGATCTGATTGAAAGCATGCTAGAGTATGAACCTGCCAAGCGGTTGACCTTGGGTGAAGCTCTTCAGCATCCTTTCTTCACCCGCCTTcgggctgagccacccaacacCAAGTTGTGGGACTCCAGTCGGGATATCAGTCGGTGA